One Xylocopa sonorina isolate GNS202 chromosome 18, iyXylSono1_principal, whole genome shotgun sequence DNA segment encodes these proteins:
- the LOC143431436 gene encoding NADH-quinone oxidoreductase subunit B 2, translating to MLRSIMFSPTINQGLTSLIRNNIAVSGCPGSLANQVKHITTDVSPKENQSAMPTKVERKPYSPFQNTSNLAEYAVARLDDLLNWGRKGSMWPLTFGLACCAVEMMHIAAPRYDMDRFGVVFRASPRQADVIIVAGTLTNKMAPALRRVYDQMPEPRWVISMGSCANGGGYYHYSYSVVRGCDRILPVDIYVPGCPPTAEALMYGILQLQKKVKRMQTVQTWYRK from the exons ATGTTGCGCTCAATCATGTTTTCGC CTACTATCAATCAGGGTTTAACATCCCTGATACGCAATAACATCGCCGTATCGGGATGCCCCGGATCTTTGGCCAATCAAGTTAAACATATTACCACAGACGTATCGCCGAAAGAAAATCAAAGCGCCATGCCAACCAAAGTCGAAAGAAAGCCTTACAGTCCTTTTCAAAATACCAGCAACCTGGCTGAATATGCTGTTGCACGATTGGATGATCTTTTAAATTGGGGTCGTAAAGGATCCATGTGGCCACTCACCTTTGGTTTGGCTTGCTGCGCCGTTGAAATGATGCATATCGCTGCTCCTAGATACGATATGGACAGGTTTGGAGTTGTGTTTAGGGCTTCGCCGAGGCAAGCCGACGTTATTATAGTTGCTGGTACTTTAACAAATAAAATGGCTCCAGCACTGAGAAGGGTATACGATCAAATGCCTGAACCACGATGGGTCATATCGATGGGAAGTTGCGCGAATGGCGGTGGTTACTATCATTACAGTTATTCTGTTGTCAGAGGTTGCGACAGAATTTTGCCAGTGGACATATACGTGCCAG GATGTCCCCCAACAGCTGAGGCTTTGATGTACGGTATTCTTCAATTACAGAAAAAGGTGAAGCGTATGCAAACTGTACAGACATGGTatagaaaataa
- the Mau2 gene encoding mau2 sister chromatid cohesion factor, whose protein sequence is MASSQDAWYLSLLGLAENFRTSSPPNIKLCIQCLQAVFNFKPPPRVEARTHLQLGNILLTHTKNIDLARSHLEQAWRLSQNINTFDDVKFEAASVVAELYEQQQQPNLSKPILRKAIELSQHNVYWHCRLIFQLAQIHASEKDFVAASSLLAVGVDYSHISNASYTRVLFLLSRCMLLLIDKKFTEVHPLLNSAGHHVENWQGSPHQKEYLKVYFLVLQVCHYLMAGQVKSVKPCLKQLQQSIQTIMSPSWPPDEVVTGSNIGDMFIWMPKDHLYVLVYLVTVMHSMQAGYMDKAQKYTDKALTQIEKLKIADNKPILSVFQLMLLEHIAMCRLVMGNKSVALAEISQACQLCRKQPRLLQGHRPQLHALLGLYAMSMNCMEAAEAQFTAALRTSQERELWTFANLNLAIVYLRTKRDADLGALLERINPESLPSHSHSLRAAAYYVQGLQAFFGARYNEAKRYLRETLKMANSEDLNRLTSCSLVLLGHIFLSLGNSRESMNMVTPAMQLASKIPDVHVQLWATAILKDLYRICGEPSRESETYQMHCTFSQTLLKDHFQSTQMSEHTLIHWTDGPVPALPNNPPPSTSQAIL, encoded by the exons ATGGCGTCTTCGCAGGACGCTTGGTATCTATCATTGTTAGGACTAGCAGAAAACTTTCGGACCTCCAGCCCGCCGAATATTAAATTGTGCATACAGTGTTTGCAAGCTGTTTTCAATTTCAAACCACCCCCCCGGGTCGAGGCTCGCACTCATCTTCAACTCGGTAACATCCTTCTTACGCATACCAAAAACATCGATTTGGCGCGGTCTCATTTGGAACAAGCG TGGCGATTGAGTCAAAATATAAACACTTTCGATGACGTCAAGTTTGAAGCAGCGAGTGTAGTCGCGGAATTATACGAGCAGCAACAGCAACCAAATCTTAGCAAACCGATTCTACGAAAAGCCATAGAACTCTCGCAACACAACGTATATTGGCATTGCAGGCTTATCTTTCAACTTGCG CAAATACATGCATCTGAGAAAGATTTCGTTGCGGCCAGTAGTCTACTCGCCGTGGGCGTCGATTATTCTCATATCAGCAATGCGAGTTACACAAGAGTTTTATTCCTGTTGAGTCGATGTATGCTTTTATTGATAGACAAAAAATTTACCGAGGTTCATCCCCTTTTGAATTCAGCTGGACACCATGTAGAAAATTGGCAGGGTAGTCCGCATCAAAAAGAATATTTAAAAGTATATTTTTTGGTACTTCAAGTCTGTCACTACTTAATGGCGGGACAA GTTAAGAGCGTGAAACCTTGTTTAAAACAGTTACAACAAAGTATACAAACTATAATGTCTCCCAGCTGGCCACCGGACGAGGTAGTCACAGGTTCCAATATCGGAGACATGTTTATATGGATGCCAAAGGACCATTTGTATGTTTTGGTTTATTTAGTAACGGTTATGCATTCGATGCAGGCTGGTTACATGGACAAAGCTCAAAAATATACAGATAAAGCATTGACTCAAATTGAAAAGCTTAAAA TCGCCGACAATAAGCCCATACTTTCCGTGTTTCAACTGATGCTGTTGGAACACATAGCAATGTGTCGACTGGTAATGGGAAATAAAAGTGTGGCTCTCGCTGAAATTTCTCAAGCCTGTCAGCTCTGTAGAAAGCAACCCAGGTTGCTTCAAGGTCACCGGCCACAATTGCACGCATTATTGGGATTGTACGCAATGTCGATGAATTGCATGGAAGCCGCGGAAGCACAGTTTACAGCTGCCTTGAGA ACATCGCAGGAAAGGGAGCTATGGACCTTTGCGAATTTAAACTTGGCAATAGTATACCTTAGGACGAAAAGGGATGCGGATTTAGGTGCTTTACTGGAACGAATAAATCCTGAGTCTTtaccgtcgcattcacattcgttgagAGCAGCAGCGTATTATGTGCAGGGTCTGCAAGCGTTTTTTGGAGCGAGATACAACGAAGCAAA gAGATATCTCCGGGAGACGTTAAAAATGGCCAATTCCGAGGATTTGAACAGACTCACCTCGTGCAGCCTTGTATTGCTGGGACACATATTTCTTTCTTTAGGAAATAGTAGAGAATCTATGAACATGGTCACACCTGCGATGCAGCTAGCGTCTAAAATACCTGATGTTCATGTACAATTATGGGCTACTGCCATACTTAAAG ATCTGTACAGAATTTGTGGGGAGCCCAGTCGTGAGAGCGAAACGTATCAGATGCACTGCACATTCTCGCAAACGCTTTTAAAAGATCATTTCCAAAGCACGCAAATGAGTGAACATACTCTGATACACTGGACTGACGGGCCTGTGCCTGCATTGCCTAATAATCCGCCACCTTCTACGTCACAAGCGATTCTTTAA